In the Acidobacteriota bacterium genome, CGGTGGCCGCCGGCGTCGACTATCGCGATCACACCGAGCTCACCGATATCGAGTCGATGGGTGAGGGTCTGCGCTTGCGCGGGCGCGGTCCCCAGGGCGCCTGCGAGCTGGCGGCGGACTTTCTGGTCGATGCTTCGGGACCGCGCGGCTTTCTGGCGTCCCGGGGCGTGGTGGAGCCTTCGTCGCAGCCTTCTTCGGGACCGGCCAAGGACCTTCTCTTCGGCCATCTCGACAGCCTGCGGCCCTTCGAGTCGGTGGCGTCCTGCTGCGATGACGGGCCCTACCCGGACTGTTGGTCGGCAGTGCACCATCTGCTGGATGAGGGCTGGATGTACCAGCTACGCTTCGACGATGGTCGCACCAGCGTCGGTTGGGTGCTGCGATCGGGAGTGCTCAGCGACGAAGAGCCGCCGGGCGATCTTTGGCGCCGCCTGTCGGCGCGTTATCCCAGTCTGGAGAGGCAATTCGCCGGCGCCTCCCCGGTGTCGCCGCTCGCCGTGGTCCGCGGTCTGCGCCATCGCCTCGCCGGCGCTGTGGGCGAAGGCTGGGCCTTGCTGCCCCACAGCTTCGCCTTCTTCGACCCGCTGTTCGCGACCGGTATCGCCTGGTCGTTGCTCGGCGTCGAGCGCCTGGCCGATGTCTTGCTCGGAACGGCCGGCGACCTGACTCGCTATGGTCGCCTCCTGGACCGTGAAGCGGATCATCTCGAAAGCTTGATCGCCGGTGCCTGGCGCGTGATGGGTGATTTCTCCGCCTTCGCGGCCTACAGCCAGCTCTACTTCGCCGCTGCCAGCTTCGGCGAAGTAGAGCGCCGCCTCGATCCCGATCACGAATGGGCTTGGAAAGGTTTTCTCGGGTCCGATGACGAGATCGTCACGGCGGCCCTCGAGGCGGCTTCGAAGGTACCTTCGGAAGATCTCGCCGGCTGGGTTTCGAAAGCCATCGCGCCGCGCAATATTGCCGGCCTGGCAGATCCGCGGCGGCGCAATCTCTACCCGGTCGACTTTGCGCCGCTGATCGCCAACTCCCATC is a window encoding:
- a CDS encoding FAD-dependent oxidoreductase, which translates into the protein MALEKRGIVIVGSGFAGSLLARILASRGRDVLLVERGQHPRFALGESSTPLANLTLERLARRFDLPDLRNLATWGRWKRAHPELPVGLKRGFTFYGHRAAEPFEAGSDNARRLLVAASPEDDLADTQWSRRELDHFLVRQAVAAGVDYRDHTELTDIESMGEGLRLRGRGPQGACELAADFLVDASGPRGFLASRGVVEPSSQPSSGPAKDLLFGHLDSLRPFESVASCCDDGPYPDCWSAVHHLLDEGWMYQLRFDDGRTSVGWVLRSGVLSDEEPPGDLWRRLSARYPSLERQFAGASPVSPLAVVRGLRHRLAGAVGEGWALLPHSFAFFDPLFATGIAWSLLGVERLADVLLGTAGDLTRYGRLLDREADHLESLIAGAWRVMGDFSAFAAYSQLYFAAASFGEVERRLDPDHEWAWKGFLGSDDEIVTAALEAASKVPSEDLAGWVSKAIAPRNIAGLADPRRRNLYPVDFAPLIANSHLLGRTAEEMKAAIPRLLGADVTVR